The genomic segment TGCTGTTACAGCGCAAATCATCAATATTGCTTATATTCTGATTGCGATGGCGATGGCAGGTCTTGGCCTCAATGTCGATTTTGCCTTTTTCCGCCGCAACGGAGTGAAGCCCTTTGCAGCCGGATTGATGGGATCGGTGGTATTGGCTATTATGGGGTTTGTGTTGGTACATGTGCTTGGTTTTATGTAAAAAGAAAAAACGGTCTCCGCTGTCCCGGAGCCCGTTTTTTTTATTTTATTCTGAATCATCACCATCATAACCATTGATCAGGTCGGTTCCATGCATATCTTCAATGGTAGCCGAGGGGTCAATCGGACTGTTCATCTGAATATCATCTGCGTCAGGGACATCTTCAAGCTCAGTCTCTTCATCGCTTATGTCATCCTCAGCAGATTGCAGCGATTCTCCGGGAATCTCAGGACGCCGGTTACCGAGCTCCGGACTCATTTCAGAGCGGGTATAAAACTCCACATCGGCGGCTTCCGGCTCACGTGTAATGCTTTGTGCGGTTTGTGTATTCACTTCGCGGAAATCATCCTCGGGAAGACCCTCTTCGATTGGGTGCTCTCTTGCATTTTCGTACCGTTCATATGTTAAATCCGCTTCCGTTTTGTACTCTTCAGACATGATGGTTCCATCTCCTTATTTTGTATTCGATACTTACCCTTACCCTAAACCGTTGGGAATAAACCCTGCGAATTCAGGTGGGAAAAACTGTATAAAAAAATCCCCATAACCCAGCGGTCACAGGGAGAGATGTATCTCATGCTGTAATTTAAAATTTTGGAAATACATATCTGATCAGGAAGTAGAGAAATCCGAAAAAAATGATGATGTATGCCGCATACTTGATAAACGTTGCAGCTACAAGGCTGGAGTCGGATTTCTTATGTACCTCTGTCCGATCCACTTCGACGTTTTGCTCATGAGGTTCACGCATGGCTGTTTCTCCTCCTTCACATTTTATTTCAGGTAATTTGTCCCGCTTGGTACATTTATAAACAAAGCTTCAGCTGCTGAAACAGTTGCCATACGGCGATGCCGACGAATGACTTTTAATATAGAGAAATTGCGAAATTTGTCGATATATTACATAATAAATCGAGAGATTTGCGAAATTTCAGGCGGATTATCTTCTGCCTCATAGCATAAGTAATGACTATCTGAGGTGATATATGAGAGTTGCATTCAAAACAGCCTGTGCGCTGATGCTCGTCATGATCGTTTTGATTGTCGCAAGGCCTGGTTCTGGCTTTGCGGCACCGGGGTCGGATTATATTTCGATGTCAGGCTGGGATTTCAAATGGGCACAGCAAAAAGATGCGGCCGGTCTGAGGGCGAATGAAGCTCCGGACGCGGGCTGGAAAAGGCTGAGTTCCCTGAAAAACCTGCCAACGCGTGATCAGGATACCGCAGACGCATGGTATAAAACGGTGCTGCCCGAGCTTAAGTCCAGCCCTTCCGCACTGCTATTAAAAAAGGTCTATGGGCAGCGCATCATTATTTATCTGGATCAGCGTAAAGTGTACGAGCAGAACCGCGGCTATATGTACGACACCCACAAAATATTGCTTCCGCTGAGCCCCGGGGATAAGGGGAAGACGCTGCGTATTCAGATACAAGCGGAGAAGGACAGGATCGGAATCGCCGGAGATGTACTGACAGGCGATTATCAGGTGCTGCTCAAACAGTTTGTAAAATCGAATCTGGATGATCTGATCCTGGGCAGCTCCATGGTATTTGTGGGAATGGTCATGTTGATTGTGGCTTTGTTCATGCGAAAAGGCCAACTGGTAAGTTGGCTGACATTAACACTCATCTTGCTGTCGATCGGAGCTATCATTCTGACGTATTCGCCGCTTTTATACAGCTTGTATAATGGGTATGGACAGATCATCCTTATTGTTTTTGACATTGCTCTCTTAAGTCTGCTGCCCTCATTGACTTTTTATTTTGAAAAAACAGTTGGCGCAGGATATATGCAGATCATCCGGCATTACCGCAAGTTTCAGACCTTTTATTCGCTAATATGTTTGTGTTTCATGGTTGTGAACCTGTTGCTTAATGATCGAATTTTTGACTTGTATTATTTGTTATCCGTTAAGATACTCGGCTATTTGATTATTTTGCAGATTATTCTGGTCGTCGTCAGCTCCATCGGGTATGCGGTCAAAGGCAACAGGAATGCCCTGATTTTCACATCGGGCTTTGTTGTATTCGGCCTCACCGTTCTGATTGAAATGATAAGCTTCATGGTAAGCAGCGGGAAATACGAACTGTACTGGTGGAAATGGGGAGTTCTTGGATTTGCACTTGCACTTATTGCAGTTCTCGGTCAGAAATTCACTGAGAATCACCATCAGATTCTGATGTATTCAAAGGAATTAGAAATGTTCAATATGGAGCTGCAGCGTTCAGAGAAAATGGAAATTATCAGCGAGCTGGCTGCGTCTGTAGCACATGAGGTGCGGAATCCTCTGCAGGTGACCCGGGGCTTTCTGCAGCTGCTGCTAGAAAAATCAATAAATAAAGACAGGGAGTATCTCACGCTTGCCTTGAAGGAGCTGGATCGGGCTTCAGGCATAATTACCGACTTTTTGACCTTCGCGAAGCCTGAAATTGATCAGGTGCAGCTGCTGGATCTGGCTGATGAGTTCCGGCATATCGAAGGAATTCTGATACCTCTTGCCAATTTTCAAGGCAGTAAAATCACTTCGAGAATTCCAAAGAATCTATATATCGAAGGGAATTCTTCAAAATTTAAACAAGCCTTTATCAATATTATCAAAAACAGTATCGAAGCGTTGCGTGAAGAAGGGCAGATCCATATTTGGGCTTATACCGAACAAGATGAAGTGGTTATTCATATTCAGGATAATGGCGGAGGGATGGAGCCGTCTGAAGTCGCCAGACTGGGCGAGCCTTATTTTTCGAATAAAACAAAAGGTACGGGACTCGGACTTATGGTCACATTCCGCATTATTGAAGTGATGAAGGGGAATATGAAATTTCTTAGTGAAAAGGGAGTGGGGACGGAGGTCATCGTACGTTTTCCTACCGTCATCCAAGAGGATGCTATTTAAAATACCTTGTACGCAAAATGGCGCCGGCTTCACAGCGGCGTCATTTTTGCATACTTTAGATGAAAACTTCAGAATTACCTCCAGTCCTTAAATCCTGCCAGGCGACGTATAAGCTGAGTAAAGCAGCAATCAGAAACAGCAATGCAGAAATAAGGGCTACTTGATTTCTTTGGGCTGCTGATGTATTGGGACGGTTGACACTTCGTGTTTTTACTGGCTTCACACGTAGACACTCCTTTGAATGCAGCGGCATGTGCATTAGTAAGCTAGCTCAGGTGCGTTGTGAACTTACTCTAGATTATGTCTGCTATAAGATTACCGTGCCGGAATAGAAGGAAAATAGACGAAAAACAACATCTTGGTTTGAGTTACAGCTGAATAACTGAATTAATTATTTATATTGTTATATATTATTACTGTAATTATAATAACAATATATATTTTTTTAGTGGTTTCGACAAAATGGTTGGTGACTGCATGATTAAAGAGTATGTTTCAAATCCGTTGTTGGTGTTATTGCGATGGATGTAAGAGGTTGTTTTTTGTTATTTTTGTTATATTATATCAATAACAATAACATAGGGATCAGCTTGGTGGCTGATGGGAGGGCATAATGAGCAGAACAAAATGGGTTGTAAATGATTGGAGCTTTAAAGCTTGTCATGAACAGGAATGGATGAAAGCGAAGGTTCCTGGTTGCGTACATACGGATTTGCTTGCAAATGCGAAGATTCCGGATCCCTTTTACGGAACCCATGAAAAAGAAGTACAGTGGATCGACAAGCAGGATTGGGAGTATGAAAGTCATTTCGATTTGCCGGAGGAGCTTTTGCTGCTTCCGCAGCTGGAGCTTGTATTCGGCGGTCTGGATACGTATGCGGATGTAATCGTGAATGGTCAGCAGGTACTGAGTACAGATAATATGTTCCGGGTGTGGAAAGCCGATGTTAGAAGTGTTCTGAAAAGCAGCGGTAATACGATTCACATCCGCTTCCGCTCTCCTGTGCAGGAGGATCTGCCTAAGCTGGAGAAGCTGGGGTATGCGCTTCCGGCATCCAATGATCAGTCTGAAGTGGGGGGGCTGGGTGAGCAGAGAATCAGCGTGTTTGCCCGCAAAGCACCTTATCATTACGGATGGGATTGGGGTCCGAGGTTCGTTACCAGCGGTATCTGGAGGGAAGTCTGGATTGAAGGCTGGGAGGACAATCGTATTCAGGACCTGTTCATCGAGCAGATTGACATTACTCCTGCTGAAGCCATACTGAAGGCTGTGACTGAGATTGAGGCTGTTGCAGAAGGGGAAGGGATGATCAGACTCCAGACTGAAGATTTGATTTGGGAGCAGAAGGTGATGTTAAACCGGGGCATAAATTTGATAGAGATCCCTTTTGCCATATCCAATCCGAAGCTGTGGTGGTGCAGGGGGCTGGGAGCTGCACATCTATATGAATTTCAGGTCGAGTTGTTACAACATGAATCCCTAATCGCATCCAGGACAATCACAACGGGTCTGCGTTCGGCCAAGCTAATTAGAGAAAAGGATGAAGCGGGATCTACATTTTATGTGGAACTGAATGGTGTGCCTGTGTTTGCCAAAGGCGCGAATCATATCCCGAATGACAGCTTCATTACCGAAGTTACGGAGGAGCGCTACCGTCATGAAATTGCGACAGCCGCTGCCTCCAACATGAACATGCTTCGGGTGTGGGGCGGTGGCATCTACGAGCAGGACATGTTCTACCGTTTGTGTGATGAATACGGCCTGATGGTGTGGCAGGATTTCATGTTTGCCTGCAGCATGTATCCCGGAGATGAGCCGTTTTTGCTGAATGTCCGTGCTGAAGCGGAGGAAAATGTGAAGCGTCTCCGCAATCATCCCTCGGTTGTCATCTGGTGCGGTAACAATGAGATCGACACCGCCTGGTCACATTATACGGAACGTGGCGGCTGGGGCTGGAAACAAAGCTATACGCCGGAACTTCGTGATAAAATATGGAGCGATTACGAGAAGATCTTCCACAGTATTCTGCCGGAGGCAGTAGCTAAACATGCACCGGGTATTCCTTACTGGCCTTCATCACCCATGATTGATTTAACGGGAGACAGTAAGCAGCATGCGGTTAATGATTCTACGGCAGGGGATATTCATTACTGGGGAGTGTGGCATAATGTGGAGCCGTTCGAAAACTATAATATTTACGTCGGACGTTTCATGAGCGAATACGGATTCCAGTCATTTCCTGAGTATCAATCTGTGCGCAGTTATGCAGAAGAGAGTGATCTGGAACTCGAATCACCTGTCATGCTGGCGCATCAAAAAAATGGTCAGGGTAACCGGTTGATTAAGCAGTATATGGATATGTATATGAATGAGCCTAAAGATTTTCCATCCTTTCTATACATGAGTCAGGTGCTTCAGGCAGAGGCGATGAAAATGGCTATTGAGTCGCATCGCCGCCGTAAACCATACTGCATGGGGACGCTTTATTGGCAGATGAACGACTGCTGGCCGGTGGCCTCCTGGGCAGGTATGGACTACTTTGGCAGATGGAAAGCGCTGCAGTATGCTGCCAAGCGCAGCTTCCGGGATATCGCTTTGTCGATTGACGGAACGAGTGAAGACGATCTGGACGTTTATGTCATTTCCGATCAGCTAAAACCGTTCGTCGGCAGCATCCATTTATGGGTTATGGATATGAATGGTGCGGTTCTGAACCAACGCACGGTGCCTTTCTCCATGAAACCCAATACATCTTCCAAGGTTTATTCATCTCCAACCGAACAGCTTTTGCAAGACATAGACATGCGAAATACCTTCATGCTGGCACAGCTTGAAGTTTCAGGTGAGGTACTGGACAGCCAGGTTCATTACTTTGTGCCGATGAAAGAGCTTGCTCTGGAGCAACCCGCAATTCAGATTCATGAAGTCGAGGGAAGCGGCGGGACAGTATTTGAGCTAAGTTCGAACAAGCTTGCTAAACATGTATGGCTTTCCAGCGAAGTGGAAGGCTGTTTCAGTGATAATTTCTTCGATCTGGTCCCAGGGATACCCCAAACGGTGCAGTTCTTTGCACGGACAGAGTCTGTCAGCGCGTTTATTCCTGCCGAGCCGGGCCAGCTGCTTGTAAAATCGATGGCGGATTTTATCCAATCCCGATAAGCTCGAAAAGCAAAAGTAGATGAGTATACAAAAGACTGCCCAGCCGCGGAAGCGGTTAAGGCAGTCTTTTGTATTAATAACATGTAAATTACACGAAATGCAGACCGGACAAATACGGTAACGGAATCGTCCTGAAGCCTTCCGGAGCCATCGTTTTATGCGGAGACTTTGGATCAAAGAGCAGAGATAGCAGTCCGCTGTCATCCAGCTGCAGCTCCTGGCCTCCCTTAGTAATCGTATAACTTCTCTCCTGATCATGGCTTCCGTTGAGATGGAATTTACTTTCCCAGGAAACAGGAAGAAGAGATGAGCATTGGTTCAGCAGACTTGAAGCATCTGCAATCCAAACCGTTCCGCTGTTTCGTCCATCGGTCACCTCAGCCCCGGATGCCTGGAGCAATTTTAACATTTCCTCCTGCTGCCAGGGGATAGGGAGGATCATGTGGTCCGACGGGAATCGATGGTGAAATTCAGCAAACAGCCGAGCGCATCCATGAACATCGCCTGCCCATTCCACAGCACGGGAGGGCTCTTCTGGAGCGGCCGTATTTTGAACATTCGCGGAATGCACGGCTGCCAGCGCGAAAGCCTGTACCCTTCCATCCTTGATGGCTACGAGAGCTTGAGAATTCAGACGGTAAATATCAGGGATCGGACTTGCACCGAGCAAAGCGAGCAGCTGTGCCGGACCCTGCTCATATCCAACTTGTTCAGAAGCAAAGAGCTCAGTCACCGCAAAGATATCTTCAGGCTCCATGTTTCTTATGGTCCAATCGTCTGCTGTGCTGGTCTGCAGCGATTGTGCTGCTGAATGATTCAGGGCCGCTGAGTGAACATGTCCGAAGTACTGGCATCCGGATCGCATATACAGGGAACGGTCTCCGGATACGAAGACAAGGGAAGCGCCGGAACGTTTGGCATGCTCCATACACTCTTCAAGCAGCTTGCTCGCGAGATTCTGACCGCGGTAATCGGGATGCGTGCATACAGAGCCAAGCCCGAATGCGCAAAGCCTGGCACTTCCCACCCGGATCACTTCCGGAACCAAGCCCATAAAA from the Paenibacillus sp. J23TS9 genome contains:
- a CDS encoding sensor histidine kinase, which gives rise to MRVAFKTACALMLVMIVLIVARPGSGFAAPGSDYISMSGWDFKWAQQKDAAGLRANEAPDAGWKRLSSLKNLPTRDQDTADAWYKTVLPELKSSPSALLLKKVYGQRIIIYLDQRKVYEQNRGYMYDTHKILLPLSPGDKGKTLRIQIQAEKDRIGIAGDVLTGDYQVLLKQFVKSNLDDLILGSSMVFVGMVMLIVALFMRKGQLVSWLTLTLILLSIGAIILTYSPLLYSLYNGYGQIILIVFDIALLSLLPSLTFYFEKTVGAGYMQIIRHYRKFQTFYSLICLCFMVVNLLLNDRIFDLYYLLSVKILGYLIILQIILVVVSSIGYAVKGNRNALIFTSGFVVFGLTVLIEMISFMVSSGKYELYWWKWGVLGFALALIAVLGQKFTENHHQILMYSKELEMFNMELQRSEKMEIISELAASVAHEVRNPLQVTRGFLQLLLEKSINKDREYLTLALKELDRASGIITDFLTFAKPEIDQVQLLDLADEFRHIEGILIPLANFQGSKITSRIPKNLYIEGNSSKFKQAFINIIKNSIEALREEGQIHIWAYTEQDEVVIHIQDNGGGMEPSEVARLGEPYFSNKTKGTGLGLMVTFRIIEVMKGNMKFLSEKGVGTEVIVRFPTVIQEDAI
- a CDS encoding glycoside hydrolase family 2 protein encodes the protein MSRTKWVVNDWSFKACHEQEWMKAKVPGCVHTDLLANAKIPDPFYGTHEKEVQWIDKQDWEYESHFDLPEELLLLPQLELVFGGLDTYADVIVNGQQVLSTDNMFRVWKADVRSVLKSSGNTIHIRFRSPVQEDLPKLEKLGYALPASNDQSEVGGLGEQRISVFARKAPYHYGWDWGPRFVTSGIWREVWIEGWEDNRIQDLFIEQIDITPAEAILKAVTEIEAVAEGEGMIRLQTEDLIWEQKVMLNRGINLIEIPFAISNPKLWWCRGLGAAHLYEFQVELLQHESLIASRTITTGLRSAKLIREKDEAGSTFYVELNGVPVFAKGANHIPNDSFITEVTEERYRHEIATAAASNMNMLRVWGGGIYEQDMFYRLCDEYGLMVWQDFMFACSMYPGDEPFLLNVRAEAEENVKRLRNHPSVVIWCGNNEIDTAWSHYTERGGWGWKQSYTPELRDKIWSDYEKIFHSILPEAVAKHAPGIPYWPSSPMIDLTGDSKQHAVNDSTAGDIHYWGVWHNVEPFENYNIYVGRFMSEYGFQSFPEYQSVRSYAEESDLELESPVMLAHQKNGQGNRLIKQYMDMYMNEPKDFPSFLYMSQVLQAEAMKMAIESHRRRKPYCMGTLYWQMNDCWPVASWAGMDYFGRWKALQYAAKRSFRDIALSIDGTSEDDLDVYVISDQLKPFVGSIHLWVMDMNGAVLNQRTVPFSMKPNTSSKVYSSPTEQLLQDIDMRNTFMLAQLEVSGEVLDSQVHYFVPMKELALEQPAIQIHEVEGSGGTVFELSSNKLAKHVWLSSEVEGCFSDNFFDLVPGIPQTVQFFARTESVSAFIPAEPGQLLVKSMADFIQSR
- a CDS encoding GNAT family N-acetyltransferase; the protein is MNIRKVLPHELGEAAALSDFVFRQPDQQSMGSLFPYLFNPGISQSYGAFTEEGKIVAFMGLVPEVIRVGSARLCAFGLGSVCTHPDYRGQNLASKLLEECMEHAKRSGASLVFVSGDRSLYMRSGCQYFGHVHSAALNHSAAQSLQTSTADDWTIRNMEPEDIFAVTELFASEQVGYEQGPAQLLALLGASPIPDIYRLNSQALVAIKDGRVQAFALAAVHSANVQNTAAPEEPSRAVEWAGDVHGCARLFAEFHHRFPSDHMILPIPWQQEEMLKLLQASGAEVTDGRNSGTVWIADASSLLNQCSSLLPVSWESKFHLNGSHDQERSYTITKGGQELQLDDSGLLSLLFDPKSPHKTMAPEGFRTIPLPYLSGLHFV